Proteins encoded in a region of the Rutidosis leptorrhynchoides isolate AG116_Rl617_1_P2 chromosome 9, CSIRO_AGI_Rlap_v1, whole genome shotgun sequence genome:
- the LOC139869101 gene encoding 3'-5' exonuclease-like, whose translation MTIDIHDHQIPDNTHDVYTVTFYQDAILTLVTATPSLVDDWISQIEFIHRRRLHRLIVGLDVEWRPSFSQTFNPVATLQLCVGRRCLIFQILHAEYIPSSLKDFLNNDNYTFTGVAIGGDVEKLERDYDIEVARFADLRKLGAEELNARELYNAGMQELARRFLGAELDKPKCVTMSRWDKRWLSNGQVIYACVDAFVSFEIGRVLIQGD comes from the coding sequence ATGACGATCGACATCCACGATCACCAAATCCCCGACAACACACACGACGTATACACCGTCACATTCTACCAGGATGCCATTCTCACTCTAGTGACCGCCACGCCATCGTTAGTCGACGATTGGATCTCCCAAATCGAATTCATCCACCGCCGCCGTCTCCACCGCTTAATCGTCGGTCTCGACGTCGAATGGCGTCCAAGCTTTTCACAAACCTTCAATCCGGTCGCCACACTTCAACTATGCGTCGGACGCCGTTGTCTTATTTTCCAAATACTGCATGCAGAGTACATTCCGTCTTCTCTGAAAGACTTTTTGAATAATGATAACTACACTTTTACCGGTGTGGCGATTGGTGGTGACGTGGAGAAGTTGGAGAGGGATTATGATATTGAGGTTGCGAGATTTGCGGATCTGAGGAAGTTGGGGGCTGAAGAGTTGAATGCGAGAGAGCTTTATAATGCTGGGATGCAAGAGCTAGCTCGAAGGTTTCTTGGGGCGGAATTGGATAAACCGAAGTGCGTTACGATGAGTCGTTGGGATAAAAGATGGTTAAGTAACGGCCAGGTGATTTATGCTTGTGTTGATGCTTTTGTGAGTTTTGAGATTGGCAGGGTTTTGATTCAGGGTGATTAA